A single window of Ammospiza caudacuta isolate bAmmCau1 chromosome Z, bAmmCau1.pri, whole genome shotgun sequence DNA harbors:
- the GNG10 gene encoding guanine nucleotide-binding protein G(I)/G(S)/G(O) subunit gamma-10, producing the protein MSSGGSLSTMQRLVEQLKLEAAVERIKVSQAAAELQQYCMQNACKDALLVGVPAGSNPFREPRSCALL; encoded by the exons ATGTCGTCGGGCGGCAGCCTGAGCACCATGCAGcggctggtggagcagctgaagCTGGAGGCGGCCGTGGAGCGGATCAAG gtctctcaggcagctgcagaactCCAGCAGTATTGTATGCAAAATGCCTGCAAAGATGCGTTGCTTGTTGGGGTTCCTGCAGGGAGCAATCCCTTTCGTGAACCCCgatcctgtgctctgctctga
- the DNAJC25 gene encoding dnaJ homolog subfamily C member 25 — MAAAARWCTGGRWALCLCLCAALLPRPARGLTDRLYCGRRVCYEVLGVSRQASKAEIARAYRQLARQYHPDRYRGEPAGGEGSGAQAAHEKFLLIAAAYETLKDEETRKDYDYMLDHPEEYYRHYYHYYRRRLAPKVDVTIVILVTVCAISVFQFFSWWSSYNEAINYLASVPKYRIQATEIARQQGLLNKTKEKGKNRRSKEEIREEEEEIIKDIIKNKIDIKGGYQKPKIYDILLFQILLAPFYWCKYIVWYCWWIYCFTIKGQEYGVEEKLYIIRRYMKMSQSQFDSLEDHQKETFLERQLWIRENYEVYKREQEEELKKKMATDPRWKRYRRWMKNEGPGRLTFIDD, encoded by the exons atggcggcggcggcgcggtgGTGTACGGGCGGGCGGTGGGcgctgtgcctgtgcctgtgcgcggcgctgctgccgcggCCGGCTCGGGGCCTCACCGACCGCCTCTACTGCGGCCGCCGAGTCTGCTACGAGGTGCTGGGCGTCAGCCGGCAGGCCAGCAAGGCGGAGATCGCGCGCGCCTACCGGCAGCTGGCCCGGCAGTACCACCCCGACCGCTACCGTGGGGAGCCCGCGGGCGGCGAGGGCAGCGGGGCGCAGGCGGCGCACGAGAAGTTCCTGCTCATCGCCGCCGCCTACGAGACCCTCAAG GATGAAGAAACACGTAAAGATTATGACTACATGCTGGATCATCCTGAAGAGTATTACAGGCATTACTACCACTACTACCGCAGGAGATTGGCACCTAAAGTAGATGTTACAATAGTGATCCTAGTTACAGTGTGTGCCATCTCCGTGTTTCAG TTCTTCAGCTGGTGGAGTAGTTACAATGAAGCTATCAACTACTTAGCATCTGTGCCAAAATACCGTATACAAGCTACTGAGATTGCCAGGCAACAAGGTTTACTCAACAAGACTAAAGAAAAAGGCAAGAACAGGCGGTCTAAAGAAGAAATTcgtgaagaggaggaagaaattaTCAAagacattattaaaaataaaatagatataaagGGTGGTTATCAGAAGCCCAAAATATATGATATCCTCCTATTTCAGATCCTTCTTGCTCCTTTTTACTGGTGCAAATACATAGTTTGGTACTGTTGGTGGATTTATTGTTTCACTATTAAAGGGCAAGAGTATGGTGTGGAAGAAAAGTTGTATATCATACGAAGGTACATGAAAATGTCTCAGTCTCAGTTTGACAGCCTGGAAGATCATCAAAAAGAGACCTTTCTTGAACGGCAGCTTTGGATACGAGAAAACTATGAG GTGTATAAACGAGAGCAAGAGGAGGagttaaagaagaaaatggCCACAGATCCCCGATGGAAAAGATACCGGCGGTGGATGAAGAATGAAGGACCTGGAAGACTGACTTTTATTGATGATTGA